The following proteins are co-located in the Acinetobacter shaoyimingii genome:
- a CDS encoding LysR family transcriptional regulator, producing the protein MNTMHTKKSQHVPMDLALFHRIDINLYPLFIAIYEQNSISKAAQILFITQSAASHALQRLRQLLNDDLFVRSGSKMRATPFAEQIYPAVKHALIAIQNISQQKNSFDPQQIQHLKIAVHDEIEPIIFPKLVQHFQSLNIGIQFISIRLDRKTLASDLAVQQIDFAFDLEQNFGEKIQFQRLFEDQFVVCSHMHEMNTEIYLSAMHLGVSSRRTGLLLEDIYLNQKQLSREILLRCQHYSTALQILEQIPNSILTIPQSILNNLNISDALKIYESPIELPKISLGIYWHLNMKENLRHRFLVKEISKIFA; encoded by the coding sequence ATGAATACTATGCATACTAAAAAATCTCAACATGTTCCAATGGATCTTGCACTTTTTCATCGTATCGATATCAACTTATATCCTTTGTTTATCGCAATCTATGAACAAAATAGCATTTCTAAAGCTGCACAAATTTTGTTCATCACTCAATCTGCTGCCAGTCATGCCTTACAACGTTTGAGACAGCTTTTAAATGATGATCTGTTTGTGCGTTCTGGCAGTAAAATGCGTGCCACACCTTTTGCTGAGCAAATCTATCCTGCTGTAAAACATGCGTTGATTGCGATACAAAACATCAGTCAGCAAAAAAATAGTTTTGACCCACAGCAAATTCAACATTTAAAAATTGCTGTACATGATGAAATTGAGCCGATTATTTTTCCCAAATTGGTTCAACATTTTCAATCGCTGAATATAGGTATCCAGTTTATAAGTATACGGTTGGATCGTAAAACTTTAGCTTCTGATCTAGCAGTTCAACAAATTGATTTTGCTTTTGATCTTGAACAAAATTTTGGTGAGAAAATTCAATTTCAACGTTTATTTGAAGATCAGTTTGTGGTGTGCTCACACATGCATGAGATGAATACAGAGATCTATTTATCTGCCATGCATTTAGGTGTTTCTTCTCGTCGTACAGGTTTATTACTTGAGGATATTTACTTAAATCAAAAACAACTTTCTCGTGAAATTCTGTTGCGATGCCAACACTACTCAACTGCACTTCAAATTTTAGAACAGATTCCAAACAGTATTTTGACGATTCCTCAAAGTATTTTGAATAATTTAAATATATCCGATGCACTAAAAATTTATGAATCACCTATTGAATTACCAAAGATTAGTCTTGGAATTTATTGGCATTTAAATATGAAAGAAAATTTAAGACATCGGTTTTTGGTGAAAGAAATTTCTAAAATTTTTGCTTAG
- a CDS encoding DUF805 domain-containing protein, with protein sequence MSYLETKNVQDNPLSHKGRFSRLSYLAWTFIISIIYSATLFLVLGVGALALFSSGAGFGIENLFSSGLGYLAVFLFVIVIIAFFVLLINITIRRLHDLNKSGWLALLMFVPLVNIGFSIYVYCFKGPAGANNYGPARPTEQAEKYLGVIYAIFLVIVIFAYGVAIVAVQKYRNAPSDLTTLGQSELNYEDLGLSEEDIQNLQVDETLPEDAESELQVESNEVSDDEAVAAAERAAEAALHDE encoded by the coding sequence ATGTCTTATTTAGAAACGAAAAATGTTCAAGATAACCCATTGTCTCATAAGGGTCGATTCAGTCGATTATCTTATTTGGCTTGGACATTTATCATATCGATCATTTATAGTGCTACGCTATTTCTTGTGCTTGGTGTTGGTGCACTCGCATTATTTAGCTCTGGTGCAGGTTTTGGCATCGAAAATTTATTTTCAAGTGGCTTAGGCTATTTGGCTGTATTTTTATTTGTCATTGTCATCATTGCCTTCTTTGTGTTGTTGATTAATATCACTATACGTAGATTACATGACCTCAATAAATCTGGATGGCTTGCTCTGTTGATGTTTGTTCCGCTGGTGAACATTGGTTTCTCGATCTATGTGTATTGTTTTAAAGGACCGGCAGGTGCCAATAACTATGGCCCTGCCCGTCCTACGGAACAAGCTGAAAAATATCTTGGGGTTATTTACGCCATCTTCTTAGTGATTGTGATTTTTGCGTACGGCGTTGCGATTGTTGCTGTGCAAAAGTATAGAAATGCACCAAGTGACTTAACTACACTGGGTCAAAGTGAGCTTAACTATGAAGATTTAGGGTTAAGTGAAGAAGATATTCAGAATTTACAAGTTGATGAAACTTTGCCTGAGGATGCTGAATCTGAACTTCAAGTTGAATCAAATGAAGTCAGTGATGACGAAGCAGTTGCTGCGGCTGAAAGAGCTGCAGAAGCTGCGTTGCACGATGAGTAA
- a CDS encoding DUF2474 domain-containing protein yields MKLSQAQWFILLWLAGFMALAVIAGFFRWLIQIAY; encoded by the coding sequence ATGAAACTATCTCAAGCTCAATGGTTCATATTGCTGTGGCTTGCTGGATTTATGGCGCTCGCTGTTATCGCAGGTTTTTTTAGATGGCTTATACAAATCGCTTATTAA
- the cydB gene encoding cytochrome d ubiquinol oxidase subunit II, whose amino-acid sequence MIDLSLIWVVIIAVGVFIYVVLDGFDLGIGILFPLFKQQQERDVLMNTVAPVWDGNETWMVLGGAALYAAFPMVYATVLSALYLPIILMVIALIFRGVAFEFRFKASDRSRHFWDKAFISGSVLASFLQGVILGAYIQGIKVENHVYVGGGFDWLTPFSLFTGFAVIILYAALGCGWLIFKTDHDLQDRMYQLMPKLIIILFLTFAAVSLYTPLQHPEIAERWFSQPHIFYFSPVPILVVLFTFLVLRACKKRDELSPFIWSLALVFLAYTGFMISLWPYIIPPSVTIWEAAAPESSQLFALIGALILIPIILIYTGLSYWVFRDKVRMGDEGYH is encoded by the coding sequence ATGATTGATTTATCTCTGATTTGGGTTGTTATTATCGCCGTTGGTGTATTTATCTATGTTGTTTTAGATGGTTTCGATTTAGGGATTGGTATTTTATTTCCATTGTTTAAACAACAGCAAGAACGCGATGTGCTGATGAACACCGTTGCACCTGTCTGGGATGGCAATGAAACTTGGATGGTCTTAGGTGGAGCCGCTTTATATGCAGCATTTCCAATGGTCTATGCGACCGTTTTGTCTGCTTTGTATTTGCCAATTATTTTAATGGTGATTGCGCTTATTTTCCGAGGTGTGGCTTTCGAATTTAGATTTAAAGCCAGTGATCGTAGTCGGCATTTTTGGGATAAAGCATTTATTTCAGGCTCGGTATTGGCAAGTTTTTTACAGGGGGTGATTCTAGGTGCTTATATTCAGGGAATTAAAGTTGAAAATCATGTTTATGTAGGTGGAGGTTTTGACTGGTTGACGCCCTTTAGTCTGTTTACAGGTTTTGCCGTGATTATTTTATATGCGGCATTAGGTTGTGGTTGGTTAATTTTCAAAACGGATCATGATCTACAAGATAGAATGTATCAACTCATGCCGAAACTCATCATCATCTTATTTCTGACTTTTGCTGCAGTAAGTTTATACACACCATTACAACATCCTGAAATCGCAGAAAGATGGTTTAGTCAGCCACACATTTTTTATTTTAGTCCTGTACCTATTTTAGTGGTGCTATTTACCTTCTTGGTACTCAGAGCATGTAAAAAACGTGATGAATTAAGTCCATTTATCTGGTCATTGGCTTTGGTATTTTTAGCTTATACAGGTTTTATGATCAGTTTATGGCCTTATATTATTCCGCCATCGGTGACTATTTGGGAAGCTGCAGCACCTGAAAGCAGTCAGCTGTTTGCTCTCATTGGTGCACTTATTTTGATTCCTATTATCTTGATTTATACAGGTCTATCGTACTGGGTGTTTAGAGATAAAGTCAGAATGGGTGACGAAGGATATCACTAA
- a CDS encoding cytochrome ubiquinol oxidase subunit I, which produces MSLGFTALELARIQFAFTVSFHIIFPAISIGLASFLAVLEWRWLKTKDPIYQDLFKFWVKIFAIAFGMGVVSGVVMSYQFGTNWSEFSRVAGSVTGPLLTYEVLSAFFLEAGFLGIMLFGWGRVGPRAHFFATCMVAIGTCISMFWILSSNSWMQTPQGFLIENGIIVPQDWFAIVFNPSFPYRLMHMAAAAFLVSALLVAATSAWHLLKGRRDALVKTSFSMALWMLLVLAPLQMFIGDLHGLNTLKHQPAKLAAIEGHWETNHDEGMPLYLFGIPDMQAEETKYAIGIPNLGSLIMTHTLDGKVLGLKEFAPEDRPNSLIVFWSFRIMVGLGVLMILLALFALFQRKDGKLFENKWLQRFAVLMGPAGFIALLAGWFTTEVGRQPWVVYGVMRTKDALSPVSAEQVGFTLIIFVVVYCVVFGVGIYYMLKLMHLGPQFIHSSVNDTHDDATVIQASKRPLSTFTEDAEDPEQKEPKQ; this is translated from the coding sequence ATGAGTCTTGGATTTACAGCACTTGAATTGGCACGTATACAATTCGCCTTTACGGTCTCTTTCCATATTATTTTTCCTGCCATTTCGATTGGTTTGGCCAGTTTTCTAGCAGTTTTAGAGTGGCGATGGCTCAAGACCAAAGATCCAATTTATCAAGATTTATTTAAATTTTGGGTGAAGATATTTGCTATAGCCTTTGGTATGGGTGTGGTCTCTGGTGTGGTGATGAGTTATCAGTTCGGAACCAATTGGAGTGAGTTTTCACGTGTGGCAGGAAGTGTCACTGGACCATTACTGACGTATGAGGTTTTAAGTGCCTTTTTCTTAGAGGCTGGTTTCCTTGGCATTATGTTATTTGGTTGGGGGCGTGTTGGACCGAGAGCACACTTCTTTGCAACCTGTATGGTGGCGATCGGGACATGTATATCGATGTTTTGGATTTTGTCCTCAAACAGTTGGATGCAGACACCTCAAGGGTTTTTAATTGAAAATGGCATTATTGTGCCACAAGACTGGTTTGCCATTGTTTTCAACCCTTCATTTCCATATCGATTGATGCATATGGCTGCGGCCGCATTTTTAGTTTCTGCGCTTTTGGTCGCTGCAACTTCAGCTTGGCATTTACTCAAAGGACGTCGTGATGCATTGGTCAAAACATCATTCTCCATGGCGCTTTGGATGCTTTTGGTACTCGCACCATTACAAATGTTTATTGGTGACTTGCATGGTTTAAATACCTTAAAACATCAACCTGCCAAACTTGCTGCGATTGAGGGACATTGGGAAACCAATCATGATGAAGGTATGCCGCTTTATTTATTTGGTATTCCAGATATGCAAGCAGAAGAAACCAAATATGCCATTGGTATTCCCAATCTGGGCAGTTTAATTATGACCCACACACTCGATGGCAAAGTCTTAGGACTCAAAGAGTTTGCACCTGAAGATCGACCGAACTCACTTATTGTGTTCTGGAGTTTTAGAATCATGGTGGGATTAGGCGTTCTAATGATTCTGCTCGCTTTATTTGCTTTATTTCAGCGTAAAGATGGCAAACTTTTTGAGAATAAGTGGCTACAACGTTTTGCTGTACTCATGGGACCAGCTGGATTTATTGCACTTTTAGCGGGTTGGTTTACCACAGAAGTCGGTCGTCAGCCTTGGGTGGTTTATGGCGTGATGAGGACTAAGGATGCGTTATCACCTGTATCTGCTGAGCAAGTAGGATTCACGCTGATTATTTTTGTGGTGGTTTATTGTGTGGTCTTTGGTGTGGGGATTTATTACATGTTGAAACTGATGCATCTAGGTCCACAATTCATACATTCATCGGTCAATGATACTCATGACGATGCAACTGTGATTCAGGCATCTAAACGCCCACTTAGCACGTTTACAGAAGATGCAGAAGATCCTGAGCAGAAGGAGCCTAAACAATGA